One Burkholderia sp. PAMC 26561 genomic window carries:
- a CDS encoding CaiB/BaiF CoA transferase family protein has product MSATSGPLAGVKVLELGTLIAGPFASRFMGEFGADVIKIEDPNGGDPLRKWRKLYPEVGGTSLWWAVQARNKKSVTINLKAPEGKEIVRRLAKEADIVVENFRPGLLEKLGLGYEVLSAENPGLVMVRLSGYGQTGPYRDRPGFGAIAESMGGLRHITGYPDLPPPRIGISIGDSIAALHGVIGALMALHHRQANGGKGQVVDVALYEAVFNMMESVVPEYGVYGMIRERTGASLPGIVPSNTYPCRDGSIVIGGNSDPIFKRLMLAIGREDLGNDPTLASNDGRVPRTREIDDAIRVWLCTRTIDEALAVLNAADVPAGRIYSVADMFTDPQYIARQMIQRFSWQDGREIALPNVTPKLSETPGGTRWLGPQLGEHTDDVLQSLGYDPDNIARLRADRVI; this is encoded by the coding sequence ATGAGCGCAACCTCGGGACCGCTCGCCGGCGTCAAGGTTCTCGAACTCGGCACGCTGATCGCCGGGCCGTTCGCCTCGCGCTTCATGGGCGAGTTCGGCGCTGACGTCATCAAGATCGAAGATCCGAACGGCGGCGATCCGCTGCGCAAATGGCGCAAGCTCTATCCGGAAGTGGGCGGGACGTCGCTATGGTGGGCCGTTCAGGCGCGCAATAAAAAGTCGGTGACCATCAACCTGAAAGCCCCGGAAGGCAAGGAAATCGTCCGCCGGCTGGCCAAGGAAGCCGATATCGTCGTCGAGAATTTCAGGCCGGGTCTGCTCGAGAAACTCGGGCTCGGTTATGAAGTCTTGTCCGCTGAAAATCCTGGCCTCGTGATGGTGCGTTTGTCCGGATATGGGCAGACCGGGCCATATCGCGACCGGCCGGGATTTGGCGCGATCGCCGAATCCATGGGCGGATTACGTCACATCACGGGCTATCCCGATTTGCCGCCGCCCCGGATCGGCATTTCGATCGGGGACTCCATTGCTGCGCTTCACGGTGTGATCGGCGCACTGATGGCGCTGCATCACCGGCAAGCGAACGGTGGCAAAGGGCAGGTCGTCGATGTCGCGCTTTACGAAGCCGTCTTCAACATGATGGAAAGCGTGGTGCCGGAATATGGTGTGTACGGCATGATCCGCGAGCGCACGGGCGCGTCGCTGCCGGGTATCGTGCCGTCGAATACGTATCCGTGCCGCGATGGCAGCATCGTGATCGGCGGCAACAGCGATCCTATCTTCAAGCGTTTGATGCTGGCGATCGGCCGCGAAGATCTGGGCAACGATCCGACGCTGGCATCGAATGATGGACGTGTGCCACGTACGCGGGAAATCGATGATGCCATCCGCGTGTGGCTGTGCACGCGCACGATCGACGAAGCCCTCGCCGTGCTCAACGCTGCCGATGTTCCCGCGGGACGCATCTACAGCGTGGCCGACATGTTCACCGACCCGCAGTACATCGCGCGCCAGATGATCCAGCGATTTTCGTGGCAGGACGGCCGTGAGATCGCCTTGCCGAACGTCACGCCAAAGCTCTCGGAAACGCCTGGCGGAACACGCTGGCTCGGACCGCAACTTGGTGAACACACCGATGATGTCCTGCAATCGCTCGGGTATGATCCTGACAATATTGCAAGATTGCGGGCGGACAGGGTGATTTGA
- a CDS encoding DUF1653 domain-containing protein — protein MTEAEALALATHRHYKGGLYRVIGVARHSETEEPMIVYEHLWPHDHGLWVRPAAIFNDTLSNGSPRFQALEIPL, from the coding sequence ATGACCGAAGCAGAAGCACTGGCATTGGCCACACATCGCCATTACAAGGGCGGGTTGTATCGTGTGATTGGCGTGGCGCGGCATTCCGAAACTGAAGAGCCCATGATCGTCTACGAACATCTGTGGCCTCACGACCACGGCTTGTGGGTGCGGCCGGCCGCGATCTTCAACGACACGCTCTCAAACGGTTCGCCGCGTTTCCAGGCGCTCGAGATTCCGCTTTAA
- the recR gene encoding recombination mediator RecR yields the protein MKQPSALSALVEALRALPGVGPKSAQRMAYHLMQHDRPGAEKLGRSLMFATEHLQHCEKCNTFTEAAICEVCSDPERDAELLCVVETPADQIMLEQTLTYSGLYFVLMGRLSPLDGIGPKEIHFDRLIQRATDGIVKEIVLATNFTNEGEATAHYLAQTLKSKGLKVTRLARGVPVGGELEYVDAGTIARAMLDRRSV from the coding sequence ATGAAACAACCTTCCGCCTTGTCGGCGCTCGTCGAAGCGCTGCGCGCTCTGCCGGGCGTGGGTCCCAAGTCGGCGCAGCGCATGGCCTATCACCTCATGCAGCATGACCGGCCAGGCGCTGAAAAGCTCGGCCGGTCGCTGATGTTTGCAACCGAGCATCTGCAGCACTGCGAGAAATGCAACACGTTCACCGAGGCGGCAATCTGCGAAGTCTGCAGCGATCCCGAGCGCGACGCCGAATTGCTCTGCGTGGTCGAAACGCCAGCCGACCAGATCATGCTCGAACAGACGCTGACTTATAGCGGCTTGTATTTCGTGCTGATGGGGCGGCTGAGTCCGCTCGATGGTATCGGGCCGAAGGAAATTCATTTTGATCGCCTGATCCAGCGCGCCACCGATGGCATCGTGAAGGAGATCGTGCTCGCCACGAACTTCACGAACGAGGGCGAAGCGACCGCGCATTACCTCGCGCAGACGCTGAAATCCAAGGGCCTGAAGGTGACGCGGCTCGCGCGCGGCGTACCGGTGGGCGGGGAACTCGAGTACGTCGATGCAGGCACGATCGCGCGCGCGATGCTGGATCGCCGTTCGGTATAG
- a CDS encoding YbaB/EbfC family nucleoid-associated protein, which produces MMKNQLAGLMKQAQQMQDNMKKAQDELALIEVEGQSGAGLVKVTMTCKNDVRRVVIDPSLLADDKDMLEDLVAAAFNDAVRKAEATTQQKMSGMTAGMPMPPGFKLPF; this is translated from the coding sequence ATGATGAAGAACCAACTCGCCGGCTTGATGAAGCAAGCGCAGCAAATGCAGGACAACATGAAGAAGGCGCAGGACGAACTCGCGCTGATCGAAGTGGAAGGTCAGTCGGGCGCGGGCCTTGTGAAGGTAACGATGACTTGCAAGAACGACGTGCGCCGGGTCGTGATCGATCCGAGCCTGCTCGCCGACGACAAGGACATGCTGGAAGACCTCGTTGCTGCAGCATTCAACGACGCCGTGCGCAAGGCCGAAGCCACCACGCAGCAAAAGATGAGCGGCATGACCGCCGGCATGCCGATGCCGCCGGGCTTCAAGCTGCCGTTCTAA
- a CDS encoding DNA polymerase III subunit gamma/tau translates to MTYQVLARKWRPKSFASLVGQEHVVRALTHALDGGRLHHAYLFTGTRGVGKTTLSRIFAKALNCETGVTSTPCGVCRACKEIDEGRFVDYVEMDAASNRGVDEMAALLERAVYAPVDARFKVYMIDEVHMLTNHAFNAMLKTLEEPPAHVKFILATTDPQKIPVTVLSRCLQFNLKQMPAGHIVGHLEHVLGEEKIPYEAQALRLLSRAADGSMRDALSLTDQAIAYSANQVTEQAVRGMLGALDQSYLIRLLDTLAIGDGPGVLAIADEMALRSLSFSTALQDLAGLLHKVAWAQFAPASVLDEWPEAGDIRRFAGALSAEHVQLFYQIATIGRGELGLAPDEYAGFTMTLLRMLAFEPAGGPGGGGGARVKAAGAGVSATSARSAAPGAVTASGIRAAADVTPKAAAAPELDADARSPKTIEAPLASAEASVNAPESEAHAAKGIEGSLADVSGTLPAAPADQDAPVEQGTDEAQTPVDTSSLQTAGPEVPLNSEPAVAGVPEPERAPMAAAAQELVERVVAEPSESAPLEKVATASLRTPGGASAALDVLRSAGMRVSSDRGARPAEQARKSVMPKAAPVVQVPVPRRPAAPPVQPAPASDARPDASARNANEPAGANNGSAVAPWEEIPLDDYQPASSDDGYFMAPDDGFVPSFESGPDDVRFNDSPGSRTETKPAAKADTRPLPPAVPLDAIGVTGDWPSLAVDLPLKGIAYQLAFNSELTACDAGSITLVVPVPQYAESAQVAKLKAALADKLGRPLEVVVSVGAARRTAAAVDAALRAQRQQQAEKEITQNPFVQSLIRDFGASIVQGSIKPISPENGSSAQGGGQNAASAN, encoded by the coding sequence ATGACCTATCAAGTTCTCGCACGCAAGTGGCGCCCCAAATCTTTCGCCTCGCTCGTCGGCCAGGAGCACGTGGTGCGCGCGCTCACGCACGCGCTAGACGGCGGGCGGCTGCATCACGCTTATCTGTTCACAGGAACGCGCGGTGTCGGCAAGACGACGCTGTCGCGTATCTTCGCCAAGGCGCTCAATTGCGAGACCGGCGTGACCTCAACGCCGTGCGGCGTATGCCGGGCGTGCAAGGAAATCGACGAGGGACGTTTTGTCGATTATGTGGAGATGGACGCGGCCAGCAATCGTGGCGTGGACGAGATGGCGGCGCTCCTCGAGCGTGCCGTGTACGCCCCGGTCGATGCGCGTTTCAAGGTCTACATGATCGACGAAGTGCACATGCTCACGAACCACGCATTCAACGCCATGTTGAAGACGCTGGAAGAGCCGCCCGCACACGTCAAGTTCATCCTCGCCACCACCGATCCGCAAAAGATCCCGGTCACCGTGCTCTCGCGCTGTCTTCAGTTCAACTTGAAGCAGATGCCGGCGGGACATATCGTCGGTCATCTGGAACACGTGCTGGGCGAGGAAAAAATCCCTTACGAGGCGCAGGCGTTGCGGTTGTTGTCGCGTGCGGCTGACGGCAGCATGCGTGACGCGCTGTCTCTCACTGACCAAGCCATCGCATACTCGGCGAACCAGGTGACCGAGCAAGCCGTGCGCGGAATGCTCGGCGCGCTCGACCAGAGTTATCTGATCCGTTTGCTCGATACGCTCGCGATCGGCGACGGGCCGGGCGTGCTGGCTATCGCCGACGAAATGGCGTTGCGGAGCCTGTCGTTTTCCACGGCGCTGCAGGATCTTGCCGGATTGCTGCACAAGGTTGCATGGGCGCAGTTTGCGCCGGCATCGGTGCTCGATGAATGGCCGGAGGCCGGCGATATCCGCCGTTTTGCCGGTGCCCTCAGCGCCGAGCACGTGCAACTGTTCTATCAGATCGCGACCATCGGGCGTGGTGAACTGGGTCTCGCGCCCGATGAATACGCCGGGTTCACCATGACGCTGCTGCGGATGCTGGCGTTCGAACCAGCGGGTGGTCCGGGAGGAGGGGGCGGCGCGCGTGTCAAGGCTGCGGGAGCCGGCGTGAGCGCCACGAGCGCTCGCAGCGCGGCGCCGGGCGCGGTGACAGCCAGCGGTATTCGCGCTGCGGCCGACGTGACGCCGAAGGCGGCGGCCGCGCCGGAGCTCGATGCTGATGCACGCAGTCCGAAGACGATCGAGGCGCCCCTGGCCAGTGCAGAGGCTTCCGTCAACGCTCCTGAATCAGAAGCGCATGCCGCGAAGGGTATCGAGGGTAGTTTGGCCGATGTTTCCGGCACGTTGCCAGCCGCGCCGGCTGATCAGGATGCGCCGGTCGAGCAAGGCACTGATGAAGCGCAAACTCCCGTCGATACCTCTTCGCTTCAAACCGCGGGACCGGAAGTTCCTTTAAACAGCGAACCTGCTGTTGCGGGAGTTCCCGAGCCTGAGCGGGCGCCCATGGCTGCTGCTGCACAGGAACTCGTGGAGCGCGTGGTAGCGGAGCCCAGCGAAAGCGCACCGCTCGAAAAAGTGGCAACAGCTTCTCTGCGGACTCCCGGTGGCGCGAGTGCGGCGCTTGATGTACTGCGCAGCGCCGGCATGCGGGTATCGTCGGACCGGGGCGCGCGTCCGGCAGAACAGGCGCGCAAGTCAGTAATGCCGAAGGCCGCGCCGGTCGTCCAGGTTCCGGTGCCACGGCGGCCAGCCGCGCCGCCCGTGCAGCCTGCGCCCGCGAGCGATGCCCGGCCCGACGCGTCCGCGCGCAACGCAAACGAGCCCGCCGGTGCCAATAACGGCAGCGCCGTTGCGCCGTGGGAAGAGATTCCACTGGATGATTATCAGCCGGCTTCATCGGACGATGGGTATTTCATGGCGCCGGACGACGGTTTCGTGCCCTCGTTCGAAAGCGGCCCCGACGACGTACGCTTCAATGACTCGCCTGGTTCGAGGACCGAGACCAAACCCGCAGCCAAGGCCGACACCCGTCCGCTCCCGCCGGCCGTCCCGCTCGATGCTATTGGCGTCACAGGCGACTGGCCTTCGCTGGCCGTGGACTTGCCGTTGAAGGGCATCGCTTATCAGCTTGCGTTCAATAGCGAGCTGACCGCATGCGACGCCGGATCGATCACACTGGTCGTGCCGGTTCCGCAATACGCGGAAAGTGCGCAAGTCGCCAAGTTGAAAGCGGCGTTGGCCGACAAGCTTGGCCGGCCGCTCGAAGTGGTCGTGAGCGTCGGGGCGGCGCGCCGTACGGCTGCGGCCGTCGATGCGGCTCTTCGCGCCCAGCGCCAGCAGCAAGCGGAAAAGGAAATCACGCAGAACCCGTTCGTGCAGTCCCTGATTCGCGATTTCGGCGCGAGTATCGTGCAGGGGTCCATCAAGCCGATCTCGCCGGAGAACGGCAGCAGCGCACAGGGCGGCGGGCAGAATGCGGCATCGGCGAATTGA
- the trxA gene encoding thioredoxin TrxA has translation MSESIKHISDASFDQDVTKSDKPVLLDFWAEWCGPCKMIAPILDEVAKDYGDRLQIAKINVDEHQSTPVKFGVRGIPTLILFKNGAVAAQKVGALSKSQLTAFLDSNL, from the coding sequence ATGAGCGAATCGATCAAACATATTAGCGACGCATCCTTTGACCAGGACGTCACGAAGTCGGATAAACCCGTTCTGCTCGACTTCTGGGCCGAATGGTGCGGTCCCTGCAAGATGATTGCGCCCATCCTCGACGAAGTTGCCAAGGATTACGGCGACCGCCTGCAAATCGCGAAGATCAATGTGGATGAACACCAATCCACGCCCGTGAAGTTCGGTGTGCGCGGCATCCCCACGCTGATCCTCTTCAAGAACGGCGCGGTTGCAGCGCAAAAGGTCGGCGCCTTGTCGAAGTCGCAATTGACAGCGTTTCTGGACAGCAACCTGTGA
- the rho gene encoding transcription termination factor Rho, which translates to MHLSELKSQHVSALIEMANGLEIENANRLRKQELMFAILKKRAKTGDTIFGDGTLEVLPDGFGFLRSPETSYLASTDDIYISPSQIRRFNLHTGDTIEGEVRTPKDGERYFALVKVDKVNGQAPEASKHKIMFENLTPLHPNKPLPLEREMRGEENVTGRIIDMISPIGKGQRGLLVASPKSGKTVMLQHIAHAIKSNHPDIVLFVLLIDERPEEVTEMQRSVVGEVIASTFDEPAARHVQVAEMVIEKAKRLVEMKHDVVILLDSITRLARAYNTVVPASGKVLTGGVDANALQRPKRFFGAARNIEEGGSLTIIGTALIETGSRMDDVIYEEFKGTGNMEVHLERRLAEKRVYPSINLNKSGTRREELLIKPDLLQKVWVLRKFIHDMDEVESMEFLLDKIRQTKNNAEFFDLMRRGGS; encoded by the coding sequence ATGCATTTATCCGAGCTCAAGTCTCAGCACGTCTCCGCATTGATCGAAATGGCCAATGGCCTGGAGATCGAAAACGCCAATCGCCTGCGCAAGCAGGAATTGATGTTCGCGATTCTTAAAAAGCGCGCCAAGACCGGCGACACGATTTTCGGCGACGGCACGCTCGAAGTATTGCCGGACGGCTTCGGCTTCCTCCGCTCACCCGAGACTTCATACCTCGCCAGCACGGACGATATCTACATCAGCCCGTCGCAGATTCGCCGCTTCAACCTGCATACCGGCGACACCATCGAAGGCGAAGTGCGCACCCCGAAAGACGGCGAGCGTTATTTCGCGCTGGTCAAGGTGGACAAGGTCAACGGCCAGGCGCCGGAAGCCTCGAAGCACAAGATCATGTTCGAGAACCTGACGCCGCTGCACCCGAACAAGCCGCTGCCGCTCGAGCGCGAAATGCGCGGAGAGGAAAACGTGACGGGCCGGATCATCGACATGATCTCGCCTATCGGCAAGGGGCAGCGCGGGTTGCTGGTGGCATCGCCGAAATCGGGCAAGACCGTGATGCTGCAGCACATTGCGCACGCCATCAAATCGAACCACCCGGATATCGTGCTGTTCGTGCTGCTGATTGACGAACGCCCGGAAGAAGTGACGGAAATGCAGCGCTCGGTGGTCGGCGAAGTAATCGCCTCCACCTTCGACGAACCCGCCGCGCGCCACGTGCAAGTCGCGGAAATGGTGATCGAAAAGGCCAAGCGCCTGGTCGAGATGAAGCACGACGTGGTCATCCTGCTCGACTCCATCACGCGTCTCGCGCGCGCCTACAACACGGTCGTGCCGGCTTCGGGCAAGGTGCTGACCGGTGGTGTGGATGCCAACGCGCTGCAACGTCCGAAGCGGTTCTTCGGCGCGGCGCGCAATATCGAGGAAGGCGGATCGCTGACCATCATCGGTACGGCACTGATCGAAACCGGCAGCCGCATGGACGACGTGATCTACGAAGAGTTCAAGGGCACCGGCAACATGGAAGTGCATCTGGAACGCCGTCTTGCTGAAAAGCGGGTTTATCCGTCGATCAACCTGAACAAGTCGGGCACGCGCCGCGAAGAACTGCTCATCAAGCCTGACCTGCTCCAAAAGGTCTGGGTGCTGCGCAAGTTCATTCACGACATGGACGAAGTCGAATCCATGGAATTCCTGCTCGACAAGATCCGCCAGACCAAGAACAACGCTGAATTCTTCGATCTGATGCGCCGCGGCGGTAGTTGA
- a CDS encoding MerR family transcriptional regulator produces MSEELLTVRDAAERLGVTPRTLKYYEERGLVVPSRSEGRYRLYDADDLERFGRILRLRSLGFSLHGIVEMLKRPLEKTDAGHNRYSPDSLAGIKNGLQQQLDAIDTRIENVRRELKEAQTVRAELRLDLDYVEARLAGQSAEALLEQQSKTRAKPGSKK; encoded by the coding sequence ATGTCCGAAGAACTTCTGACCGTGCGCGACGCCGCCGAGCGGCTCGGAGTCACGCCCCGCACGCTGAAATACTATGAAGAACGCGGCCTTGTTGTGCCGAGCCGGAGCGAGGGGCGGTATCGGCTATACGACGCAGACGATCTGGAACGGTTTGGGCGCATTCTCCGGCTTCGCTCGCTCGGATTCTCGCTGCACGGGATTGTCGAGATGCTCAAGCGGCCGCTCGAAAAAACCGATGCGGGCCACAACCGTTATTCGCCGGATTCGCTGGCCGGAATCAAGAACGGCTTGCAACAGCAACTCGATGCCATCGATACCCGTATCGAAAACGTGCGTCGAGAACTGAAAGAAGCGCAGACCGTACGCGCGGAGCTGCGGCTCGATCTGGATTACGTGGAAGCGCGGCTTGCGGGCCAATCCGCCGAAGCGCTCCTCGAACAACAATCGAAGACGCGCGCCAAACCGGGGAGCAAGAAGTAA
- a CDS encoding MFS transporter: MSARAPVFAVERLRGDFFPWVLALVTGLDYFDNAIFSFFASYIAGGINASPDELVWSSSAYAVAAVLGILQQQWWVDRLGHRRYVAGCMLFYACGAILSALAETSLELTFTRGLQGYFIGPMMGACRILIQISFTPQKRAGATRAFLLLIVGSSAIAPLFGGWLVSHFDWRALFACTAPVGFAFAGLAMLALPDSGNVHRDERGATSFWPYLVFAFAQGALQIVMQQVRFEHFTTSPTLVMLTAAGIGTLVWFAWHQWHHPAPLVRLHALRERSFQVGLVLYMLYYFESTGFSYLISRFLEQGLGYPVQNAGRLVGMTSLISGSALFLYFKYTKYVTRKKWIIVPGFAIAALVGWIMTRMSPGVAQIDLILPMLLRGLLLLFIVLPVANLTFKIFAIEEFTHGYRLKNIVRQLTLSFATAAVIIVEQHRQALHQSRLAEAVNPYNPEFQNAAGTLAHGFAAAGHTAGEAHALALVTISRMVTQQASFLASLDGFYFLMGVAICGGLFAAWQKQID; this comes from the coding sequence ATGAGCGCGCGGGCGCCGGTATTTGCAGTCGAGCGGCTGCGAGGCGACTTCTTCCCGTGGGTGCTGGCGCTGGTAACGGGCCTCGATTACTTCGATAACGCCATCTTCTCGTTCTTCGCGAGCTACATTGCGGGCGGCATCAATGCATCGCCGGACGAGCTCGTGTGGTCATCGAGTGCTTACGCGGTCGCGGCCGTGCTCGGGATCTTGCAGCAGCAATGGTGGGTCGACCGGCTGGGGCATCGGCGATACGTGGCTGGTTGCATGTTGTTCTACGCGTGCGGCGCGATCCTGTCGGCGCTCGCAGAAACCTCGCTGGAACTCACGTTCACACGCGGCCTTCAAGGCTACTTCATCGGTCCGATGATGGGCGCCTGCCGCATCCTGATCCAGATCAGCTTCACGCCGCAAAAACGCGCCGGCGCGACGCGCGCGTTCCTGCTGCTGATCGTGGGCAGCAGCGCGATCGCGCCGTTGTTCGGCGGCTGGCTGGTATCGCATTTCGACTGGCGCGCGTTGTTCGCATGCACGGCGCCGGTGGGTTTCGCGTTCGCGGGCCTTGCGATGCTCGCGTTGCCCGATTCGGGCAATGTTCATCGCGATGAACGCGGCGCCACGTCCTTCTGGCCATATCTGGTGTTTGCGTTCGCCCAGGGCGCATTGCAAATCGTGATGCAACAGGTGCGCTTCGAGCACTTCACCACCTCGCCGACGCTCGTGATGCTGACGGCAGCCGGCATCGGCACGCTGGTCTGGTTTGCGTGGCATCAGTGGCATCACCCGGCCCCACTCGTTCGCCTTCACGCGCTGCGCGAGCGTTCGTTCCAGGTTGGCCTCGTGCTGTACATGCTCTACTACTTCGAGTCCACGGGATTCAGCTATCTGATCTCGCGGTTTCTGGAACAAGGACTGGGCTATCCAGTTCAGAATGCCGGACGGCTCGTGGGGATGACGTCGCTGATATCGGGTTCGGCGCTCTTCCTTTATTTCAAATATACGAAGTACGTCACGCGGAAGAAATGGATCATCGTGCCGGGGTTTGCGATTGCAGCGCTGGTCGGGTGGATCATGACGCGCATGTCGCCGGGCGTGGCGCAAATCGATCTCATCCTGCCGATGCTGCTGCGCGGCTTGCTGTTGCTGTTCATCGTGCTGCCGGTGGCGAACCTCACGTTCAAGATCTTCGCCATAGAAGAGTTCACGCATGGCTACCGGCTGAAGAATATCGTGCGGCAGTTGACGCTCTCGTTTGCGACGGCGGCGGTGATCATCGTGGAGCAGCACAGGCAGGCGCTGCATCAATCGCGGCTCGCCGAAGCCGTGAATCCGTACAATCCGGAGTTCCAGAACGCCGCAGGCACGCTGGCGCACGGGTTTGCCGCTGCCGGCCATACGGCCGGTGAGGCTCACGCGCTCGCCCTCGTGACGATTTCCCGTATGGTTACGCAGCAGGCGAGTTTCCTGGCGTCGCTCGATGGCTTTTATTTCCTGATGGGCGTCGCGATTTGCGGTGGTCTGTTCGCGGCATGGCAAAAACAGATTGACTGA
- a CDS encoding M90 family metallopeptidase — MANFLTRLIGGNRRERALRKYAIDDALWQATFDRLPFFGHLSAGDLERLRENTTLFIAEKEFSTAHDLPLTDAMIVSIALQACLPVLNLSLELYRGWVGVIVYPGEFVIKKTVEDEDGVVHEIEHDASGEAWEGGPVVLSWEDAQMTDGEDAYNVVIHEFAHKIDMLNGEADGHPPLYRKWHAPLDSVAWNDVFDHAYDHFCAQVDAVSDRRWNRFERESLIDPYAADHPSEFFAVCSEALFVKPAAFERDYPELYRLLARYYRQDPANVGALS; from the coding sequence ATGGCCAATTTTCTGACCCGGCTGATCGGCGGGAATCGTCGCGAACGGGCGCTGCGCAAGTACGCGATCGATGACGCGCTATGGCAAGCCACGTTCGACCGGCTGCCGTTTTTCGGCCATCTTAGTGCTGGCGACCTGGAGCGTCTGCGTGAGAACACGACGCTTTTCATCGCCGAGAAGGAATTTTCGACGGCGCACGATCTGCCGCTGACCGACGCGATGATCGTCTCCATCGCCTTGCAGGCCTGCCTGCCGGTGCTGAACCTGAGCCTGGAGTTGTATCGCGGATGGGTGGGCGTGATCGTGTACCCGGGCGAGTTCGTCATCAAGAAAACGGTCGAGGACGAGGACGGCGTGGTGCATGAGATCGAACACGACGCCAGCGGGGAGGCTTGGGAAGGCGGCCCGGTGGTGTTGTCGTGGGAGGACGCGCAGATGACCGACGGGGAGGACGCGTACAACGTCGTGATCCATGAGTTCGCGCACAAGATCGACATGCTCAACGGCGAGGCGGATGGACACCCGCCGCTCTACCGCAAATGGCATGCGCCGCTCGATTCCGTGGCCTGGAACGATGTCTTCGATCATGCCTACGACCATTTCTGCGCTCAAGTCGACGCCGTTTCCGACCGCCGATGGAACCGTTTCGAGCGCGAATCCCTGATCGATCCGTACGCGGCCGACCATCCGTCGGAGTTTTTCGCGGTGTGCAGCGAGGCCCTGTTCGTGAAACCGGCGGCCTTCGAACGGGACTATCCCGAGTTGTATCGGCTGCTCGCGCGTTACTACCGGCAAGACCCGGCGAACGTGGGCGCGCTTTCGTAA
- a CDS encoding type B 50S ribosomal protein L31 — protein sequence MKEGIHPNYREVLFVDMSNDFKFITRSTINTRETGEFEGKQYPLAKIEVSSESHPFYTGQQKIMDTAGRVEKFNKKFAAFSSKK from the coding sequence ATGAAAGAAGGCATTCACCCGAATTACCGCGAAGTGCTGTTCGTCGACATGTCGAATGATTTCAAATTCATTACGCGTTCGACCATCAACACGCGCGAAACCGGCGAGTTCGAAGGCAAGCAGTACCCGCTGGCAAAGATCGAAGTGTCGTCGGAATCGCATCCGTTCTACACCGGTCAGCAAAAGATCATGGACACGGCCGGCCGTGTCGAGAAGTTCAACAAGAAGTTCGCAGCGTTCTCGTCGAAGAAGTAA